One window from the genome of Dyella sp. A6 encodes:
- a CDS encoding AGE family epimerase/isomerase, giving the protein MSPRLPAEPLPDLRSAEILRQHVADIMAFYHPHAIDPDGGFFQYFKDDGRIYDRGHRHLVSSTRFVYNYAMAAMEFADDAALAGEYLDAARHGLRYLREAHRNPQNGGYTWTIRDGTPEDRTNHAYGVAFVLLAYATARKAGLDEAVPWMDETWDLLEQRFWDADAGLYRDEADANWHFSDYRGQNANMHMCEAMLAAWQASHDARYLDRALTLADHMTRRQAAKMGGLVWEHYDRNWNVDPDYNKDDPRNLFRPWGFQPGHQTEWAKLLMILDRELQVAGRTPPDWLLPVARHLFDTAVKHAWDPEHGGLCYGFAPDGSICDGDKYFWVQAESLATAGLLHARSGDAGYDTWYGKLWGYAWQHLVDHRYGGWFRILTRDNRKYDDDKSPAGKTDYHTMGACHEMLALIRRGGKP; this is encoded by the coding sequence ATGAGTCCCCGCCTGCCTGCCGAACCCCTGCCCGACCTGCGCTCGGCCGAGATCCTGCGCCAGCACGTCGCCGACATCATGGCGTTCTACCACCCCCATGCGATCGATCCAGACGGCGGTTTCTTCCAGTACTTCAAGGACGACGGCCGCATCTACGACCGCGGCCACCGCCACCTGGTGAGCAGCACCCGCTTCGTCTACAACTACGCGATGGCGGCGATGGAATTCGCCGACGACGCGGCGCTGGCAGGCGAGTACCTGGATGCCGCCCGGCATGGCCTGCGCTACCTGCGCGAAGCACACCGCAACCCGCAGAACGGCGGCTACACCTGGACGATCCGCGATGGCACGCCTGAAGACCGGACCAATCACGCCTACGGGGTCGCCTTCGTGCTGCTCGCCTACGCCACCGCGCGCAAGGCGGGGCTGGACGAGGCCGTGCCGTGGATGGACGAAACCTGGGACCTGCTGGAACAGCGCTTCTGGGACGCCGATGCCGGCCTCTACCGCGACGAGGCCGATGCCAACTGGCACTTCAGCGACTACCGCGGCCAGAACGCCAACATGCACATGTGCGAAGCCATGCTCGCCGCCTGGCAGGCCAGCCACGACGCCCGCTATCTCGACCGTGCACTGACCCTGGCCGATCACATGACCCGGCGCCAGGCCGCGAAGATGGGCGGACTGGTGTGGGAGCATTACGACCGTAACTGGAATGTCGACCCGGATTACAACAAGGACGACCCGCGCAACCTGTTCCGCCCCTGGGGCTTCCAGCCCGGCCACCAGACCGAGTGGGCCAAGCTGCTGATGATCCTCGACCGTGAACTGCAGGTCGCGGGCCGCACCCCACCCGACTGGCTGCTGCCGGTCGCCCGTCACCTGTTCGACACCGCCGTCAAGCACGCCTGGGACCCCGAGCACGGCGGCCTGTGCTACGGCTTCGCGCCGGACGGCAGCATCTGCGACGGCGACAAGTACTTCTGGGTGCAGGCCGAATCGCTGGCCACCGCGGGCCTGCTGCACGCGCGCAGCGGCGACGCCGGCTACGACACGTGGTACGGCAAGCTGTGGGGCTACGCGTGGCAACACCTGGTCGATCATCGCTACGGCGGCTGGTTCCGCATCCTGACCCGCGACAACCGCAAGTACGACGACGACAAGAGCCCGGCCGGCAAGACCGACTACCACACCATGGGTGCCTGCCACGAAATGCTGGCGCTGATCCGTCGCGGCGGGAAGCCCTGA
- the pgeF gene encoding peptidoglycan editing factor PgeF — MTDAWVFPEWPAPRGVHAAVTTRDGPGVSSDPFGRFNLGCASGELVDTVDSNREVLRQSLGLPAAPRWLRQIHGSTVAELGPLPAAEPPQADAAVSRIPGTVLAILTADCLPVLFCADDGSVIGAAHAGWRGLAAGVLEATIEQMQIPASRQMAWLGPCIGGPSYEVGADVRAAFVEHAAAAVACFSATRPGHWHCDLAALARQRLAAAGITRVYGGGFDTLVDRRFYSYRREGARSGRFASLVWLAAD, encoded by the coding sequence ATGACCGATGCCTGGGTGTTCCCCGAATGGCCGGCGCCACGCGGGGTACATGCGGCGGTGACCACCCGCGACGGGCCCGGCGTGTCGAGCGATCCGTTCGGCCGCTTCAACCTGGGGTGTGCCAGCGGCGAGCTGGTCGATACGGTGGACAGCAACCGTGAGGTACTGCGCCAGTCGCTGGGCCTGCCTGCCGCGCCGCGCTGGTTGCGCCAGATACATGGCAGCACGGTCGCCGAACTCGGCCCGCTGCCGGCTGCCGAACCGCCGCAGGCAGACGCCGCGGTGTCGCGCATTCCGGGTACCGTGCTGGCGATTCTTACCGCCGATTGCCTGCCGGTGTTGTTCTGCGCCGATGACGGCAGCGTGATCGGTGCGGCGCATGCCGGCTGGCGCGGCCTCGCCGCTGGCGTGCTGGAGGCCACCATCGAGCAGATGCAGATACCGGCGTCGCGCCAGATGGCGTGGCTGGGTCCGTGCATCGGCGGCCCCTCGTACGAAGTGGGGGCGGACGTGCGTGCCGCCTTCGTCGAGCATGCTGCCGCTGCAGTGGCATGTTTCAGTGCCACGCGTCCGGGGCATTGGCATTGCGATCTGGCGGCACTGGCGCGGCAGCGGCTGGCTGCCGCCGGCATCACACGGGTCTACGGGGGCGGCTTCGATACCCTGGTCGACCGGCGGTTCTATTCGTACCGGCGCGAGGGTGCGCGCAGCGGCCGCTTCGCCAGCCTGGTCTGGCTGGCCGCGGACTGA
- the rluD gene encoding 23S rRNA pseudouridine(1911/1915/1917) synthase RluD, translating to MTVIRHEAVVPLSAAGRRFDQALAEMFPDYSRSRLTAWVKAGAITLDGAPVPPRQLLRGGEQVRLDAELETEVASQPEAIELAIVYEDPHLLVIDKPVGLVVHPGAGNPSGTLLNALLHHDPALAELPRAGIVHRLDKDTSGLMVVARTLPASTALVEMLSRHAVERQYEAVVLGTMVAGGTVDAPIGRHLGDRLRQAVRDEEDGKHAVTHYRLRERFRAHSLIQCNLETGRTHQIRVHMTHIHHPLVGDPLYGGGLKLPRRATPELVAALRGFRRQALHAERLAFEHPVTGEAMSFEAPRPADMETLLAALRDDLAVNGPDED from the coding sequence ATGACTGTCATCCGTCATGAGGCGGTCGTGCCCCTGTCGGCCGCAGGTCGCAGGTTTGACCAGGCACTGGCCGAGATGTTCCCGGATTATTCGCGCTCGCGTCTCACCGCCTGGGTCAAGGCGGGCGCGATCACGCTGGACGGTGCACCGGTCCCGCCACGCCAGCTTTTGCGTGGTGGCGAACAGGTGCGGCTGGACGCGGAACTGGAAACCGAGGTGGCCAGCCAGCCCGAAGCGATCGAGCTGGCCATCGTCTACGAGGACCCGCACCTGCTGGTGATCGACAAGCCGGTCGGCCTGGTGGTGCACCCGGGTGCCGGCAACCCGAGCGGAACCCTGCTCAACGCCTTGCTGCACCATGATCCGGCACTGGCCGAACTGCCGCGTGCCGGCATCGTGCACCGGCTGGACAAGGACACCTCGGGCCTGATGGTGGTGGCCAGAACATTGCCGGCGTCGACCGCACTGGTCGAAATGCTGTCGCGCCATGCGGTGGAGCGCCAGTACGAGGCGGTGGTGCTGGGCACCATGGTGGCCGGCGGTACCGTCGATGCGCCGATCGGTCGTCACCTCGGCGACCGCCTGCGCCAGGCCGTGCGCGACGAGGAGGACGGCAAGCATGCGGTCACCCACTACCGTCTGCGCGAACGCTTCCGTGCACACAGTCTGATCCAGTGCAATCTGGAAACCGGGCGAACCCACCAGATCCGCGTGCACATGACGCATATCCACCATCCGCTGGTGGGCGACCCCTTGTACGGCGGTGGCCTGAAATTGCCCCGGCGTGCGACCCCGGAGCTGGTTGCCGCGCTGCGCGGTTTCCGCCGGCAGGCGTTGCATGCGGAACGCCTGGCCTTCGAGCACCCGGTGACCGGCGAGGCGATGTCGTTCGAGGCGCCGCGCCCGGCCGACATGGAAACCCTGCTGGCCGCCTTGCGCGACGACCTGGCCGTGAACGGCCCGGATGAGGACTGA